From the Paludisphaera mucosa genome, one window contains:
- a CDS encoding iron-containing alcohol dehydrogenase, protein MNFEFATAGRILFGWGAFEQTPALARSLGRTALLVLGREGRHGEALAGLLAGRGVRSFSFHVDGEPKVRTVETAVGLARAEGCDLVVAVGGGSVIDAGKAAAGMAMQPGNVLEYLEVVGDGHPLTAPALPFIAVPTTAGTGAEVTRNAVLDVPERRVKVSLRHPSLLPRVAVVDPALTLTLPPEITAFTGMDALTQLIEPFVGLAANPMTDGFCREGIARAARSLVVAYHDGSNRDAREDMAAASLLGGLALANAKLGAVHGLAGVLGGTFGLPHGAICARLLPFVMDANITQLERGSTDTTTLERYREVARMLTGDSGAGPRDGVEWVRSLCAELAIPRLALEDAAEADLDSVIAGAQRASSMKGNPVALSDDDLRAILRSAD, encoded by the coding sequence ATGAACTTCGAGTTCGCGACAGCCGGCCGGATCCTTTTCGGATGGGGGGCGTTCGAACAGACGCCCGCCCTGGCGAGGTCACTCGGCCGCACGGCTCTGCTCGTCCTGGGTCGAGAGGGCCGGCACGGCGAAGCCCTGGCCGGCCTGCTCGCGGGGCGAGGCGTCCGCAGCTTCAGCTTCCACGTCGACGGCGAGCCCAAGGTGCGGACCGTCGAGACCGCGGTGGGCCTGGCCCGGGCCGAAGGCTGCGACCTGGTCGTCGCCGTCGGCGGCGGCAGCGTCATCGATGCCGGCAAGGCCGCGGCCGGAATGGCGATGCAGCCCGGGAACGTCCTCGAATACCTGGAGGTCGTCGGCGACGGACATCCCCTGACCGCCCCTGCGTTGCCGTTCATCGCCGTCCCCACGACGGCCGGCACCGGGGCCGAGGTGACGCGCAACGCCGTCCTCGACGTCCCTGAGCGCCGTGTGAAAGTGAGTCTCCGGCACCCGAGCCTGCTCCCCCGCGTCGCGGTCGTCGACCCGGCCCTGACGCTGACCCTTCCGCCCGAGATCACCGCGTTCACCGGGATGGACGCGCTGACGCAGCTCATCGAACCTTTCGTCGGCCTCGCCGCCAATCCGATGACCGACGGCTTCTGTCGCGAGGGGATCGCCCGTGCGGCGCGGTCGCTGGTCGTCGCCTACCACGACGGCTCGAATCGTGATGCGCGTGAAGACATGGCGGCGGCCTCGCTGCTGGGGGGCCTGGCGCTCGCCAACGCCAAGCTCGGGGCCGTTCACGGCCTGGCGGGGGTTCTGGGCGGAACCTTCGGCCTCCCACACGGGGCCATCTGCGCCCGGCTTTTGCCGTTCGTCATGGACGCGAACATCACGCAACTCGAACGGGGATCAACCGATACGACGACGCTGGAGCGTTACCGCGAAGTGGCGCGAATGCTCACCGGCGACTCTGGGGCCGGACCTCGGGACGGAGTCGAATGGGTGCGAAGTCTTTGCGCGGAGCTAGCCATTCCGCGTCTTGCCCTGGAAGACGCGGCCGAAGCGGATCTCGACTCCGTGATCGCCGGCGCCCAGCGAGCGAGCAGCATGAAGGGGAACCCGGTCGCCCTGTCGGACGACGACCTACGGGCGATCCTCCGATCCGCCGACTAA
- a CDS encoding vWA domain-containing protein encodes MRATRRTTVALLGLVLFGMTLRASAQQAPPADASKVEKPKPEAKPRRERDQAPKVRTPEEDEARKRSPFLQGPGGSEKDAKYDGENLRDLPPWSRASFFGIAVRGRFVVYVLDQSGSMIDDDRMSRATIELRKSVAALQSPQQFEVFFYNEEATTMPGGPIPRSADQRNKDLLRTWLRMIEPDGGTSPREAVVQALSLRPDAVFLLSDGDFPDGTVEAVARANGRKIPIHCVDMAGGLAGDALQRIARDSGGRYASRPGNLHDVGSGR; translated from the coding sequence CTCGGTCTGGTCCTATTCGGCATGACGCTGCGCGCGTCCGCGCAGCAAGCCCCGCCGGCCGACGCTTCCAAGGTCGAGAAGCCGAAGCCCGAAGCGAAACCTCGCCGCGAGCGTGACCAAGCGCCGAAGGTTCGTACGCCCGAGGAAGACGAGGCCCGCAAGCGCAGCCCCTTCCTACAAGGACCCGGCGGGTCGGAGAAGGATGCGAAGTACGACGGCGAGAACCTTCGCGACTTGCCGCCGTGGAGCCGGGCCAGCTTCTTCGGGATCGCGGTCCGCGGGCGGTTCGTCGTGTACGTACTGGACCAGTCCGGCAGCATGATCGACGACGACCGGATGAGCCGGGCCACGATCGAATTGCGAAAGAGCGTCGCGGCGCTCCAGAGCCCACAGCAGTTCGAAGTCTTCTTCTACAACGAAGAAGCGACGACCATGCCCGGCGGCCCCATCCCCCGCTCGGCCGACCAGCGGAACAAAGACCTCCTACGGACCTGGCTCCGGATGATCGAGCCCGACGGCGGCACCAGCCCCCGCGAGGCGGTCGTGCAGGCGCTCTCGCTGCGGCCCGACGCGGTCTTCCTCCTGTCCGACGGCGACTTCCCCGACGGGACCGTCGAGGCCGTCGCCAGGGCGAACGGCCGCAAGATCCCCATCCACTGCGTCGACATGGCCGGCGGACTGGCCGGAGACGCCCTCCAGCGGATCGCGCGCGACAGCGGCGGGCGCTACGCCTCGCGTCCCGGGAACCTGCACGACGTAGGCTCGGGGCGCTGA